GTAAATAAAATACTGATACCACAAAAAACCTACCTGATAGAATAGATAGGCTGCATGGAACAAAATTAGAAGTGGCATTATGGCCCAGAGAGATAATGTGCTCACAATGCCTATAAGCACAAAAGTCTAAAGGAGCTGCCACACTTGACCCAGAAACATATTCAAAAAATTGGCTACATTTGCAAACCTATTGATTATCCTTCGTGTTGGGTTAGTGTGAGAGAATACCATTGGAGCTTTTACTCCTTTTAGTATAGCATGTAAAAGGGAATCATACAAATTTCGAGCTGCACGAAGACTTGAAGTGATCAGCTAAAAAGAGTTCGTCAGAGTCACTGTTACCTGAGTCAAGAAAATGGGGATTAAGTGCCTAGCTTCAAGCCACGTCACAGTCACAACTTTAATAATTTTCTTCTATAATAGAGTGCAGGCAAATGCATATATAGGAATCTTTGCTTGGCGCTGGACAATACTCTTTTCTTCTATAATGTGGATAAGACTTCAAATAGTGTATAGTTTTTCAGAGAAATTAACACCCCATATTTGCTGCCAATATAAACCACACTACATTTTTTTATTCAGGTTTCATATGAATCTTTTCCAtgcatatattttcaaaattctgTTACttaaaaataatgaaagaactGTAGAAAATCAGTATAATAGGATAACATATTTCAAAGAATGATTTAACGTGCATGTACTAACTCTGGACATACCTGACCAATTGAAAGAATATTTGCATATATAAGAATGTAGAATCCAGGTGCATAACTCTTTGACGTGATTTGATCTGTCCAAAAACTTAACCATGTGCTGCTTGAAACTCGGAAGAACTTCTGTTACAGTATAACAAGTAAATAGAACCATGACCACCCATAGGCCTCCTAATGCATGTTTGTACCTGCCAACAAGACAGATATTCATCAATTCATTATAATCATATACGTCAAGTTTCCATGTAGAACACAGAACTCATAATGCTCACTGCTCAGTTAATTCCCCCTTTGCTTGACCAAAAGGAACAAAACTAAGATTATTTACTAATTCCGACCGAAGCAATATGAACTGTACCAAAACGCATATATATCCTTAAATCTTTTTACCCATTAAGCCCAAAACATTTCAACAATCTATGTTTCCTACGAGTAATCTACTTCCTCCGTCTTATTTGCAAGACTTTGTAAAGCTTGAATCTTTGAAGAACAATGCAGTCTCttacctctgcaaaattttacAACTTACAACACTGTTTCCCGTTCCTCTTGTTTAATGAGTACAGATCTCATCCCTTTCCGTTTCTTTGTGTAGCTTGCATCTTCTGGCAAGTCATTCACCACCCCATAAGACACATGAAGTGAGCTTTCCTGCAGGTGATCAGTTTTGCtgtcttccttttcttctacATGTACTTCCATTTTTCCGGCATTTTCCATTAGCTTTTGGAACAGCAAACTGTTTTCAGAGAGATCCTAAAGGTTCCCTCCTCTTTAATCGTACCGTCAGAGACTAAAATGACTTCGTCCACTTGAGGCAGAAAATGTAGCTGATTTGTGACAAGCACCTTAGTTTTCCCCTTGAAGTCTTCCTTGATACAGCGGTTGAAAACCTACAAAGAACTGGCCGGTTCAGTTGAAAGACAATGATCTCaactcaaaacataaaaattaaaaatttgcaATTTAAAAAACTGGATCCAAAATTACCACTTTGATGAATTATATTTCTAATATCTGAGCATGGCAAGagtataagaaaaataatacCTGTCTAGCAACATGAGCATCAAGAGCACTTAATGGGTCGTCAAATATGTAAACATATCTGAATTAGAATATATAGCTCTAGCCATAGAAACTCTTTGCTTTTGACCTCCACTAATATTGACCCCTCTTTCACCTATCTCTGTTAGATCTGGACCCTGGGTAGTTAATATAATGGGAATCTTTACAAGTTAATGAGAAGTAATGGCAAAGATAAAACTTCATAATCCTCTTACTGGAAGTAAGTCTAGGTCATGATGGAACTCAGTTACATCAATAGCCTTGCAATACCGTGCAGCTTCAAATTCAGATTCAAATAAAATGTTTTCACGTACCTggaaaaatatatttaacaTCTCCTAAGTACATGTAGGGGTAGGAGATGACTTTGAAATTGACAAGAAAGTAGATTGAGCTTTATAGGCTTTTATAGAAGAGAAGCTGTGACTCACAGTGGCATTGAAAATCCATGAAACTTGGGGAACATAAGCAACTGTCCCCCTAATTATAACACCTGCATCTGCGATGGGAGGCAGCTCCCATGGCTGATATAAGTAATGTCTTTCCTTCTCCAGTGCCGCCAACAACTGCAACTAAGCTCCCAATTGGGATATCTAAGTTAATGTTTGATAATGTGGGCTTCTCTGCCTGCATAAGGAAAGAGGACAAGATAGGTTTATTAAGAAGTCTTTGCAATATTAAGAAATTAAGAGTCAAAATACTGCTAGCATCATCACATACATGAGAAATTTTCTTGGAATATGTCTATGTTACTTACTTTTCTGGTAAAACTTTCAGATAGCATACCTTGTTAATCCCCTCAACAAAGTATCATATGTCAGAAAATTGCTTTAGCATCACAGTCCAAGTTGAGATTGCTGGAAGCCCTGGTTCCAGAGGAGGGTTGGGTACTAGAATTCTCTCGTCAGTTAAAAATAGTTTCTCCAAACGCTGTAAGGATACATTTGCATTTACAGCCTATCACGGTACCGTAGAGCAGAGTCAGTAGATGCAGAGACTGATAAAGACTAGGAGAATTATATGACACACCCATAAGCACAAAAGAAATGTAGAGTACAAGTTCTACCTATTGTAAATGAGATAACATAAATGTAGGTGATGACAGATGGGTTAACAGATAAGAAGATCATGCTACCTGACTTAATAAGTTGGGCAGCATTTCTAAAGGGAAGCGTAGCACGTACTGCAAAAAGAAAGAGTGATGTAAATGCCCTTGTAGGTGTCAATTTGCCTCCAAGGAAAGTGAACGCCCCAAATGAAGTTACTGTCACAACAGCTGGGATGCTGTTGAGAATAAAACTGTTCAACTGCAAAACCAATTAAAACAAATGGTCAAAGAAATTATGCGGTGACAAATAAATAGCCCATAGTAACGTTGTATCAGAATTAAATATTATGAATCTATCAAAGAGTAAACAGTTACTTATATATCCATATATAAACTCTAACCATCAGCACAACTTATAAATTGAAAACTGTGCCCtaatattttctttgaatttgtaGCTGTATATTATATCACTAATAATGTTAATCTAGGTTGATACCTAATTTTATGCTTGAACATGGTCACATAGAAATCAAAACTTTTACCAATAATAAGTCACTTTAGAGTATACCACACTAGCATAAAAGCATAAATCTACTATGATATGACCTTGCCAGCCTCATAATTAAATAGCTGCATCTGCAATTAATCAGTTCGAGCTAATTAAAAAGGCTTTACGGGGTGTGATAGCAGTTAGTTTACAtactcaatttcaaacaaatggAATATCAATCACCTATGGTTACTTCTCTAGTTAGAGCACCGATAGTAAGTAATGAAGAGAAAGCCTGAAATTGAAACTTCCCACATAATAATATAAAAGACGAAGTGTTGTGTCGTACAGCAGATAGTAATTGCGCTTTATGAAACCTTGAAAGCTCATAATTTCGTATATTTTGAACTTGCTTCTGGAAACTTGTCTCCCAGGAATAACACCTGAAACATAACATTTCAGATTAATGACAGAATAATAACCCATCACCGCTAGGCTATATAAAATAATCTAATTCATTCATACTTCACAGTGTCCATGGCAGCTAAAATTTCATTCATGAGGCCAACTCTCTTATCAGTCTGTTGCAGTCCATCCTTTGTCAGTTGCCGCATTTTGCTGAACGCCGTCGTCTATTTACAAAAGTGAAATTATAGAAAATGACTCATATTATGCGCAAAAAAATTGAAcgaagagtattttttttatcgACAGAATCAAACAGTACAATTGACGCTATCAGATAACTGAGATCTAAGCACATAGACTAACTAATGGAAAATGAAACTCACTAATCCTGCAAACAAATTCAAACAGACAACCAATAAAATGATCCTCTCTCTTAATGTTGTTATTATGCAGTCTATAGGCAACAAAGCTATGCAGTCTATAGGCAGCAGAGTCTGTTCTGGTTTGCTTCAGATTAAATGCAACACAAATAATTGAGATCGAGTGAGAGTCAACATCAAAAACCAGAAAGAAGAACCCACCAAACTTAATCCTTTGCTGATTATAGTATCCAGGTTTGGTTGACACGAAAAGCCCAAAGTTTGCCGCTTTGCCCTAAACTGACAAGCATCTTTTGTGAGGCAGAGTTAGAACATGGCATGTTCAGCTCTGATGCAGCGTCTCTAAATGTAGTTACTGCCAAATGTCTCACATTTTGAACTCATTTTCATCCCTCCAAATCCAGCAACGCTTGACTCTTTAGAAGGATTACTCTTCTCTACTCAACTACTCACTACCACAACTCATCCCATTCTCACCCTCAGGCTGGCCTAATTGGCATAGAAACCCTTCGCTCCCAAACCCGGTTCACTCTCTTCTGAGAAGCCATTGCAACCTACATTGAAATGACTCATACAGGTAAATATAGCACCAGACAACTTGAATATGGGAAACAGATTCATGCCCATGTTGTCAAATTGGGTATGATTGTATGAATCATCTTCGGTGACTCTGGCTAATACCCTTGACAATGTGTATGGCAAATGTGGAGATACCGGAGATATTGTTTGATGGAAAGATTGAGAGAGACGAAGTTTCTTGGAATTCAAAGGTAGCTGCATCGTGTCGGTTTGAGGATTGGGAACTTGCTCTGGAGGCATTTACGAATCGGAAACTTATAAAGATTAGGTTCATTAATGACTTTTCACTACAAGCTCAACTAAGTAAACCATGAAGCAAGCATAAATAAAATCCAAGCATTGCACATTTCAAGGATATCTCATGCAGTCATACGTGAATCTGTTTGCATTCTCTTCTTTTATTGAACTACCTGGAACTCTCATCTAAGCAGGAAGCTAATTTTTAACAAGTAACCGTGTTTGTTATTTACAATCTAGACAGCAGTTTTTAGTGTCCTATAACAGCATGGATAAAGTAcattaattacaaaattcatCAGCAGAAGAGACCATCTTGAGGACATAAACAAGATCTCCAACCTTCACGACATTTCCCTTCACACCTCCTGTAAGAGAGTCTCTCCAAACAAGATTCTTCCCGAAGTAGACCAGAAAAATCACTCACAATCTTAAATGTGATCATCTGTATATATGGAGGATTATGGTAGAAAGTCTTGAATTAGTTGCTCAACCTTCCCTGCTGTTTTCCTGTTGGACGTAAAACTGCATCAGACCAGATTTTCTTAAGTGTGTCATTTGGCTCAGGTCCTGCAATGCCAGTCGCTTGATTGATTGTAGGTACCTGAAATACATGAAAGTGTCATCGTAAGGATCTCAGGATTCATTATAGATGTCTTGTGAAAATGCTCAGCTCTTAGTGATGATATAAAAGTTTTGGCAAGTCTGTTTTAGTCTTTTAGAAGCAGAATTCATAAACTTCCATAAAGTATGAGCATCTGCAGTCTGGAAGAGTTCTCCCAACAGCTTAGCAACAACTTGGGGTTAAATAGGAAATTTGTTATATGACCACAGAAACATACAACCCTTACATGCAAGACTTTCTTTAACCCAGCAATTTTAGCTGTGGAAATGAATTCCATCATATAACCAATTGACTTGTAAGTTCTAATACACATGGTTGCAAATATGATATCCACAACAAATGTCTAATGACTCCCAGCCATGACTTTGAGTTAGAAAAATTGAAGCGGAGAGATTTTACACTGTCAACTTTTCATATCAGACATTCAAGAGAAAGAGTGGAACGAAAGCTGTAAAAATGATGGTAGGCCCTGTTAGCTTCCCTGCCTGTTAAAACTTAAAACCCCGATTTTTTTTACCAAGTGTCTCAATGTTTGCAATACACAACACCATTTAGTAAAAGTATGTTGATTCAACTGTAACTACTACCACATATGAGTTTGGGAGACGCATCAATTGATTGTCTTTTGAAAATAGAAAAGTCATCAGACGGGCAAAAATTGCAGAAGGGTAAAGCTTGACACCTTGAAATGTTAGCTTGTCTATCCTGATCTCTGTCAATAGGTCTTCGGAAAATGGTTCACATCCGTCCGTTAACAAGAATGCTGTGACATCAAAGTAGGAGTTCCAAGATTTAGAATTATGCATAGTCATACTGATCATGAAACCGACAAGACTTTGTCAAGCTCTTGAGATTAACAAATTTTTATTACCAAAAGAAGTGAAgaacaaatttaattaattattgcAGAAGGAATAtgatatgagaaaagaaaattacttgGGGGCCGGGTCTAAATCGGTTAACTGGTATGGGTTCCTTCAGAAGCTCATTTAGTGCATCCAGTGATCCTTAAAAGCAACTATTCGGTGTTCATTCAACAGTGAAATGGCCTTTTTGCCCTTCTATTGGAAGATGCTCTTTTCCCGATTGCTGCTTGCTTCTGAGACAGTCCATTTGTTTTGGtggagaaaggaaaaaaacgGAGTGATCGATCTAGATTTAGAAAGAAGGAGAACTGGGTTTGTTTTGGGTTGCTTGGGGGAATTTGACTTACCCACATCGGTGGTGATAGTCGGTAATTTAGAAAGAAGGAGAATTAGGGCCTGTCGCTGTTAATTTGGATCAGAAGGTCGGTTTTGacgagaaagaaagagagagaaaggttgtttgaagagagagagagagaggagaggattTGGTTTCGATAGTACCGAATTTGTGGCTTGGCAAGAGTTTGTGTGTAAGTTTTCTGCTTCTGCTGCTATTGCTTTTGTCAGTTTTTGTgtggtttggtttttgattgggtcttttgttgttggtggttTTGAATTGGTATGGATTTCTGCGTTTTGGGGGTTTTGTTTGTCTGCGGGTCTGGGTTGTTGATGATTGATTGGAGAGGTTTCAAGTTTTGATTttagtgttcagcagtttcaaGAGTTTCATCAGATAGTGGCTCATTTTTTATGGTGGATGTGTTTATTCGATTTGCTTGATTTGTGACTTTATGATTTTAAACTTGGTTTCTGTTTTAAGATTTTGATAGAGATTGAGAATTGTTTCTACTTTTATTCGAGAATATCGTTGTTAACCAAATCAAAAATGAGCCGTCATCTAATTAAAAGTTTGAAATTGGTTAAAGGTTTTCCTGGTAAGCTGTAACTTTCTACTTGATGACAGATATGAATGCCAGATCATCAAACTCTGCTCATTAATCTTGAAAAGTAAAATTTCCACTGTACATTAATTCTCCACAATTGACATATACTTGCTTCAATTTTCCACAGCTGCTGCTTCTTTGATTTATTTTCCTTCGAATGCATCACAACTCTGATAATTGGCATCCTCTTAGTCTTTTGCTGAGTGCAAGATAGGGTTAAAACCctttgaactttaaacattcTGTACTAAAAAAATAGATTTGTGTGTGTCTATTATTTGTTGATACTTCCAGGTTCATTATGTTTTTTACATTCTGTGCTTAATCAATAGAAGTCGAGATTAATTCATAGGTCTGATGAAAGTTTGAAAGTTCCACAAATTGTTTAGAATATTGGAAGTGAGTATTGAAGTAAGTTTAGAATAAAAACTCTGTTATAGATCGTCTCACAACAAAACTGAGGTGAAAATTCTTAGGATATAAAAATTGGGTTAAGTCTGTAGCCACAGAAAAATTTGTTTGTCAGCAAATTCTCTTGCAGGTTCTTCATTTTCGAAAGTCAGTTCTGGCTGACCCACAATAGTGGTAATTAGAATGCTTTTTAACAGTAAATGTAATTACAGGTAAGTAACTGTAGCTTATGGAATTTCAAGCAAATTCATACTTCTATTACAAAAGGTTCTTGAACACTAAACAGAGCAGAGCTAATTGTACTGTGGCAAGTGGTAAAATGATGTAAATGCCTTTCTACGTCAAACGGCGATATTTTCTCAAACTAGATTGCTGCACTGTGGATTGCATGGTCCTTTTTTTTATAGTCAATTAGGGTATTTTTGCTGAAGTTTTTTTATCAGCTTTGAATTATGTTGTCAATTGTTTTGAATCAAAGAACATGCAGGGATATAATTTAGATAAAATGTGATACtaaaaatattatactttggTTTGCTTGATTGTGAACATGATTTGAAGGATTAGATATCTATTAAACAACATTGAGAATCTTTGTTGATTAGCAGATAAGGCTGAACCTCATGTCAAACTAGGAATTTATTGGAGGAACGCAAGTGTGctgtttttttcattttttttttcagagttATTTACTTTGAATCTGAGAAATTGGATGCTTctctttttaatatatatatatatatatatatatatatatatatttgcttaTTGGTGTTGTTCTATGTTTAGGTATTATGACTTTTGAAAAGAATGAGATATTTTCTCACTTTCTGTTTTCATTGCAGATTAACATTGACTTCAAGAGGTTTCCATTTGAACAGGGTATGAAGTTAGATATGTACTCCCTTTCTTTTGTTTAAGTATGTTACATactttttctttgttaattttggttcaatttcTGTTTGGAGTTTTCATGGCTTTGGAGTCATAGTTTGCAGTTATGCAAATATGCACTTTACTTTTCTTATTTCGTGGGAAAAAAGTTTAATATGAGACAGAAGCTAGTAAAgaagtcttttgttttttttcttttccttctgatCAGTTCTCTCTTTTGCAGCTTCAGTTCAGTTGGTTGACTAGAAAGCCCGTAGACTCTACTTAGAATTTGAACCAAACCCACAGCATCGCGCGGGAGAGGTTGCTAGTATATAACAAGAGATAGTCCTTGACAGTAACAATACCATCCCAAATTATTTCAATTCAGCCTCCTCACTCATCCTCCTACAATCAAACAAACATGGAACTGAGCAAACCTCAATTCGGagcctcttcctcttcatcgtCTTCTTCCACCCATTTGTTCACACACGATGTCTTTCTGAGCTTCAGAGGTGCGGATACGCGCAACAATTTCACAGGCCATTTGTACAGCAATTTGGTTAACAAGGGAATTAAGACCTTCATGGATAATGACCTTACAAGAGGAGAAAATATAAGAAAGGAGCTTCTCGATGTAATTGAAGGATCAAGGATTTCCATTGTTGTATTTTCTGCGAACTATGCATCTTCGaagtggtgcttggatgaacttgtCAAGATCTTTCAATGTAAAGAATCCAAGCAACAAATTGTTTATCCAATTTTCTACCAGGTAGATCCTTTGAAGATACGATACCAGAAGGGCCAGGTTGGTGATGCAATTGCTCACCTTAGCAAATACAAGGATAACTCAGAGAAGGTGGAGTGTTGGAAGGCAGCTCTTACACAAGCCGCAACTTTGTTTGGGTGGCACATCTCGTATGGAGGGTACGTATGTTCAATCTCAAGTATCTCAACTTTATAATGCAGATTTTAACGTTCCACCATTAACACATAGTTAACTTAGTATTACATAATGTTTAATCTTACCCATGCATCAATAGTTTCATTAACTAATGGACTACAATTAGAGTATAATCTTGAATATGATTTAGTCCGTCATTGATCCGTCCCCTAAAAAACTAGACATGTAGGAAAGTTGAAACTAAATGGTTTTTATGCTTTTATATTTGCAGGCATGAAGCGAATGTTATTGATGAAATTGTTAAAGAGATAGCAACCAAAATAATGAAATGCACCCGTTTAGATGTGGCATCATATCCTGTTGGAATAGAATCTCGTGTAGAAGATATACTTAAACTCTTAAATATTGGGGAGGACGATCCTCACATGATAGGGATATGGGGAATTGGTGGAATGGGAAAGACAACACTTGCAAAAGCTGTTTACAATTCAATTAGCCATAAGTTTGAACATAGCTGCTTCCTGACAAATGTTAGAGAAGAATCATTTTCACATGGAGGTCTTGTCAAGCTACAAAACAATTTTCTTTCTAAGATTATAGAGAGAAATCCACCTAATGTGACCAATGTGGATGAAGGAATCACTCAGTTGAAGCATAAACTAAGTCAGAAAAGGGTTCTCttagttcttgatgatgtggacCGCTTGTATCAGTTAAAAAAACTTGCTGGAGGGTGTGATTGGTTTGGTCCAGGAAGTAGAATTatcataacaacaagagataCGAATTGCCTAAAGGCTCATACAGTCAATCGAATATATGAGGTCAAGGAATTAAATCATCATGAAGCTTTAGAGCTCTTCAATTTCAATGCCTTCAAAGGAAATAAATGTATGGATGGTTTCTTTGAACTTGCAACTGATGTAATACATTATGCGAAAGGGATTCCGTTAGTTTTGGAAGTTTTGGGGTCAGATCTATGTAGTAAAGATAAGGATGAGTGGAAAGATGCATTAGAGTATTACAACAAATATCCTAGTCAACAGGTTCAGCAAACTCTCAAAAGAAGTTACGAGGGATTGGAGGATCGGATAAAAGAAGTTTTTCTTcatattgcatgtttctttaaaGGTGATAAAGAAGGCTATGTGATCCATGTACTGCAAAGCTGTGACTTGAATCCCAAGTATGCTCTCAGAGTCCTTGTAGAAAAGGCCTTAAtaaaaattgagaaagaaaatagcATTTGGATGCATGACCTCTTAGAAGATATGGGAAAAGAAATTGTTCGGCAAGAGTCCCCTGATGAGATGGGACAATGCAGTAGGTTGTGGCTCTATGAGGATGTTTGCAAAGTCCTTGAGGCAAACAAAGTAAGTGATATTTATTTAGCTTTTATAATATTTAATACATCCCTTGAAGAATTTTAGTATTTTATGTCAATATTTATTATGAGAAAAACTTGCTTAATTTGACCTAATTGCTATTTCATATTAGGGAACAGATAAAATAAAAGGTATCGTGTTAAGAGGAGGTGACCGTTCACAAAAGATATGGTTGAA
Above is a genomic segment from Rosa chinensis cultivar Old Blush chromosome 3, RchiOBHm-V2, whole genome shotgun sequence containing:
- the LOC112191605 gene encoding disease resistance protein RUN1, with protein sequence MELSKPQFGASSSSSSSSTHLFTHDVFLSFRGADTRNNFTGHLYSNLVNKGIKTFMDNDLTRGENIRKELLDVIEGSRISIVVFSANYASSKWCLDELVKIFQCKESKQQIVYPIFYQVDPLKIRYQKGQVGDAIAHLSKYKDNSEKVECWKAALTQAATLFGWHISYGGHEANVIDEIVKEIATKIMKCTRLDVASYPVGIESRVEDILKLLNIGEDDPHMIGIWGIGGMGKTTLAKAVYNSISHKFEHSCFLTNVREESFSHGGLVKLQNNFLSKIIERNPPNVTNVDEGITQLKHKLSQKRVLLVLDDVDRLYQLKKLAGGCDWFGPGSRIIITTRDTNCLKAHTVNRIYEVKELNHHEALELFNFNAFKGNKCMDGFFELATDVIHYAKGIPLVLEVLGSDLCSKDKDEWKDALEYYNKYPSQQVQQTLKRSYEGLEDRIKEVFLHIACFFKGDKEGYVIHVLQSCDLNPKYALRVLVEKALIKIEKENSIWMHDLLEDMGKEIVRQESPDEMGQCSRLWLYEDVCKVLEANKGTDKIKGIVLRGGDRSQKIWLNSGSFTNLKNLQIFKVDYGHFVEEDLCWLGFLGEDHGLVSEEGDYGLVFEESVDYLPNQLTELRVLDFTNAILHMGGPDTITFYEGLKNMRYLKSIKLSHCVGLTRIPDLSGLTSLEYLDLSYCNDLVEVHPSVGRLDKLVILNLSWCRELQMFPEGISLKSLETLDLSWCCNLKLFPEIEGEMKYLSRLDLSFTAISELPCSVGNLTGLKSLSLNSCNNLTNVPSSIFYGLQCLEYLDLRRCGRCRRYLVTFPTKSESLPPPVFSTNLTRLQVHLDLCKRLKEISEFPREIDFLSVNGCWPLERISKLSKILEGKDSKMFGWLDLSGCQRLCDNLARRLVSGVEVDKRLFHLAKKRKEITSSPSAGTKDLMGEAEKLTALLTLFLSCAKSEEFQVQFPACVPIPNWFTCRQDVVNRDLNWDVIKKEHEFCIEIPQNSNRDNKGLAFCIQSSSDYLTHFVYINGIKFDEKPMDMGKVWVHYIPLITVIRRLSECGIPPPDMFRVMFCFETSYIAWKTLEGESWGVHLIEDLEGEGR